In Fluviicola taffensis DSM 16823, the following are encoded in one genomic region:
- a CDS encoding helix-turn-helix domain-containing protein, whose protein sequence is MNVITIESEAFQQIVKRLEAINEKLNKEKGTTPLSEVWMDNQDVCELLHISKRTLQHYRDSGKLPFSQIGAKIYYKASDIDAFLQSNYSK, encoded by the coding sequence ATGAATGTGATTACAATTGAATCAGAAGCCTTCCAACAAATAGTAAAAAGATTGGAAGCAATTAACGAAAAACTAAACAAAGAAAAAGGTACTACACCCTTATCAGAAGTTTGGATGGACAATCAAGACGTTTGCGAATTATTACATATCAGCAAACGCACATTACAACATTACCGTGATTCCGGTAAACTACCTTTCTCTCAAATTGGAGCCAAAATCTACTACAAGGCTTCTGATATTGATGCTTTTCTTCAAAGCAATTACTCCAAGTAA